The genomic window ACTTGCCCGCAAAAAAATAGCAGAAATTGGTTATACTAACGCTGATAATGGTTTTTCTGCCAATAGCTGTGCGGTTTTAGTGGCTTTAGACGAACAATCTCCCGATATTGCCCAAGGAGTGACTCAAGCACACGAACAACGTCAAGCCCTCAGCGATGATGAGTTAGACCAAATTGGTGCTGGTGATCAAGGCATTATGTTTGGTTATGCTTGCAACGAAACCCCTGAATTAATGCCTTTACCCATTAGTTTAGCCCATCGTTTTTCCCGTCGTTTGGCTGCCGTCCGCAAAACCGGTGATTTAGGCTATTTACGACCCGATGGTAAAACTCAAGTTTCCATTGTCTATGAAGATGGTATTCCCGTTGGTATCGATACCATTCTCATTTCTACACAACACGATGAAACCATTGACTCTATTACTGATAATGATGGCGTTCAAGCTAAAATTAAATCTGATCTTTGGGATGCCGTCGTATTACCGGTGTTAGACAATATTGGGATTAAACCGTCTCAAGAAACCCGTTTTTTAGTTAATCCTACCGGAAAATTTGTTATCGGTGGTCCTCAAGGGGATGCAGGGTTAACTGGTCGTAAAATTATTGTCGATACTTACGGTGGTTATTCTCGTCATGGTGGTGGGGCATTTTCAGGAAAAGATCCCACAAAAGTTGATCGTTCTGCTGCCTATGCTTGTCGCTACGTTGCTAAAAATATTGTTGCTGCTGGTTTAGCTGAAAAGTGCGAAGTTCAACTCAGTTATGCCATTGGAGTTGCCCGTCCGGTTAGTATTTTAGTGGAAACTTTTGGCACTGGTAAAGTGGATGAAAACAAGTTACTCGATGCTGTCAAGGAACTCTTTGAATTACGGCCTGCCGGCATTATTCAAGCTTTAAACTTGCGTCAACTGCCTTCCCAAAGAGGGGGTCGTTTCTATCAAGATGTGGCTGCCTATGGACATTTTGGACGCAATGATCTCGATCTTCCCTGGGAAGCAACGGATAAAGCAGCCTTACTTAAAGAAGCTTTATTAAAAGTTGGGGTTTAACCTTAACTCGGTTACAAAATGGAGGGAAAAGGGGATAACTCTTTTCCCTTTCATTTTATTAGATTGAAGAAGTATTATGAATTAATCGTATTAACAAACGTAATCCTTCATTAACGGCTGCTGAATCAGGAAAAAGATTAGCAATATCAGGCTCAATTTTAACAGTAACCGATTTATTATCAGTATTTAATTTTATACCAGGTCGGACAGTGGCAGATTGTAACATTTCTGGGGTAATTTCTGGACAATCTGAAAAATCAATATTCTCGTCTTCCATAGCGTCTAATCTTGTCCAATCAGTTAGTGATTTGTTCAAAGTAGGTTCGTTGTTCATATTTCGTTCCTTTTCTGATGGAGATAATTCTTAGGCTGTTTTAAGGATTAAATACATCATCTTCTATACCTACCCACCATTCACCCAATTTCATTAATTCTTGGTGTAATTCAGACATTTGGGCGATATATTCATCGGATGACATATTTTGACGATTTTCTTGTAATTTTTTGAGTCTTAATTGTATCAATAACCAGGGTTGTGATATTCTGTCAGTTTCTTCAATATATCGGGCTAATTCTTCACTATTCATAATTTAATTAAAATTAGACTATTAGTAATCAATAGAACCATCAGGTCTTTTGTAAAAATGATAAGATGGTTTGATACCTAATAGTGTCGGTAAACCATCAGCATCAATACAAACTGCTATAGTTCCATTTTTCTCTACATGATAAGCATCGATAGAACAGCTTATTTGTTGCTCTTCAGATAAGTTAATTATAATTGTTTTCTCTGAAGAAGACAAAATTTCTGTATAGGATTTTTGTTCATATTCTTTACCAATTTTTTCAGCTTCTTGCCATAAAATTTGATAATTTTCTCGTAGTTTTTCTCTTTGTTCTTTTCTAAACGGGAATAACTCAACCAGTTTCATAAAATTGTTTTAACGGTAAAAATATAATTTGGTCAAGGGGCAAACTATCCACAGAGAAGTCAGCAATATTATGATTAACTTCAACAATTTTAATAGGAGGAAAACGCTTCAATGAATCAGACCAATATTTTAATAATCCTATCTCTCCATAAATATAAATGTCAGCTAACCAGACTAAAAAATTTTGCAGAATATGAGAAGGGGGAAAGTAAAACCCCCAGTCGATTACATGATAACGATGATAAATTTTTTCGGGTAAATCTGCATTAACATCTGACTGATTTACAAAGTCTGATAACTGTAAAAAACTATAATTACAAAGATCAGACTCTGTTGATTTTTGATCGCTACATTCAGTTATCCATCTCTTTAGTTTATGAGAAAAATGTTTTTCTATTTGTAAGATTTTGGATGGTATAAATAGACAAAATTTAGCAGACACTTTACATTGACAACCACAATAAAAACAACTAAATCCTGACTTCTAATTTCTCAGCTTTCACCTCCTTAACTTGTTGTTTGGGTTGATATTGACTGGCAATTAAAGCCACTAAAAACCACCATAAGGTATTAACTTGGGGACGATACCAAACTGTATCAAATAACCCTTGGGCCATTAAGCCAGCCATAGCAGCGATCGCAGCTATTAACCACATACCATAGAGATTATTTTGATCCCGTAATTGTTGAATTTGTCGGACTCCTTGATTAACCGTAACAACAATTAACCAAACAAAAATACTTAGGCCAATTAATCCTGTTTCAACTGCGGTTTCTAACAACACAGAGTAAGAACTTAAAGCACTATATTTCGGACTCATGTAAAGGGGATAAATTTTATTAAACGCATTATTACCGGGACCAATCCCAATTAAAGGGCGATCGCGAATCATATCTAATACTGCCATCCAAACATTCATACGAAAATTATTACTACTATCTTCTCGTCCCATAAAAATAGTCATAACCCTCATTCGTAATGAGTCAACGGAGAGAATAGCAGCAAACATTAAACCCCCTAAAACAGCAAAGACTAACGGTAATAACCACCTACGCCAAAATGGGGATAAATTGTTTTTAAACCAAACAAAAAATAATAATAAAAAGGTTGCCATTAACGCTACCATTGCAATCCAACCGCCCCGACTTCCCGTAAAATAAAGACAGGCGGTATTCACTAACGTAATAGTAATGGCTAATAGTTTAGGAAATAAACCTCGCCAAACAAAAAAAGCAGCAACTCCAAAAGCAATAGAGGGTAATAAATAAGCAGATAACAAATTAGGATTACCCAAATAACTATAAACCCTAGTTGCACCAGCTAATTCAGAAGTCGGATCATTCCAAGTCGCTAATTGTTCCACCCCAAAAATTTGTTGGCGAACGCCATAACAACCCACCACTAAACCAATACCTAAAACTGCCGTAATTAAGTAATTCGTTAATCGAGGCGATCGCAAAATCCTCGCACAAAAAACAAAAAATACTAAATACAAAGTTAACTTAACAAATCCCGAAAAAGCGGCAGCTTTAACAGGAGATAATGCCACCGCAACCGCCGAAATTCCCCAATAAAGAAACACCAATAAATGAATCGGACTAAACCCAGGTTTTTCACGATCAGATAGGGTTAAAATACCCCAATAACCTGTAATGGCGATTAACCAAACCCCGATCAAACCAGTGGTAATAAAGGGACTAAAAATAAAGACAAGACTAATTAATAATGCCCCAATCGCCTCGCTCCACTGTAATAAAAAACTCGACTCACGCCAAGCAGCCAATAAACCCACCAAACGGTAAACATAACTCGCATTGAGCCAAGTTTTCGGTGAAAAGTAAGAGAGGGTAACAAGATCCCAAGTTGAATTCATGAATCCTTACCAAAAAAGATTAGTTATTAGTTATCACGGATCAAGCTTGCTTTTGTCAACCGATATTTAAAGCAGTGATTGAGAAGCAGAACCCAAAATAACGATTTTACGTCATCATATATTATTGTCCCTAATTCTCCTTTCCCTGTTCCCTTAAAAACCTTTATTGTGTACCCTATAACTAAATTCCATGCTGACCTATCCAAAGGGAGATAACCCGTTGACTACGCTAATACATCCTACTGCTGTCATTCATCCGAAGGCACAAATCGATCCCACCGTGGAAGTAGGCCCCTATGCTGTCATTGGTGATCAGGTGAAAATAGGCGCACAAACCACAATAGGACCCCATGTGGTCATCGAAGGTCCCACAGAAATTGGCGAAAATAACCGCATTTTTCCCAGTGCAGTCATTGGTTTAGATCCCCAAGACCTCAAATATAAAGGGGCCCCCAGTCGGGTCAAAATTGGAAATGGCAACACTATTCGGGAGTTTGTGACCGTTAACAAAGCAACCCACGCCGATGAAGTGACTGAAATTGGCAATAATAACTTGTTGATGGCTTATGTTCATGTTGCCCATAATTGTGTGATCGAAGACCATGTAATCATTGCTAACGCGGTCGCTTTAGCCGGCCATGTTCACATTGAGTCTAGGGCAGTCATTGGGGGAGTTTTAGGGATTCATCAATTTGTGAGAATTGGCCGTAATGCTATGTTAGGGGGAATGAGTCGCATTGATCGCGATGCCCCTCCTTTTATGATGATTGAAGGAAACCCTTCTAGAGTGCGATCGCTCAATTTAGTGGGGTTAAGACGGGCGGGACTCACCACCGAAGATGTGGGCTATCTTAAAAAAGCGTTTCGTCTCTTGTATCGGTCTGATCTCACGTTACAACAAGCTTTAGAAAAGTTAGAAAGCTTCGATAATAATGAATATTCCCAATATTTACGTCATTTTCTTCAACTCTCAACCACAGGAGAAAAACGACGGGGCCCCATTCCAGGTAATAATTAAGATTAACCATTAATAGCCAATAAAAATTAAGACGGTTTTTTATCATGTTTTTTTGTTCAAAAGAGAGAGTTAAACACTGAATTACCTAATGATAAATTGATAATCACGGGTTAAAGAGGAAGTTATGCAAATTTTTATTAGTACCGGGGAAGTTTCAGGGGATCTACAAGGATCAATGTTAGTTGAAGCCTTGTATCGACAAGCCAAACAGCAAAATATTCCTTTAGAAATTTTGGCCTTGGGAGGTAATCTCATGGAAGCAGCCGGGGCGAAGTTATTGGGCAATACGGCCGGTATTGGGTCTATTGGTATTGTTGAAGCCTTACCCTTTATTATCCCTACTTGGTTAATGCAGCGTCGGGTTAAGGCTTATTTACGGGAGAATCCCCCAGATGTTTTAATTTTATTGGATTATATGGGACCGAATGTGGCGTTTGGTAAATACGCCCGTAAATATTTACCTAACGTGCCGATTATTTATTATATTGCTCCTCAGTCTTGGGTTTGGGCTCCCAATAATAAAACCATTGAACAATTTGCCGAAATTACTGATATTTTATTGGCGATTTTTCCCGAAGAAGCACGATTTTTTGAGAAAAAAGGGGTAAACGTTAAATGGGTAGGTCATCCTTTATTAGATAGAATGGCTAAAGCCCCCACCAAAGAAGCGACTCGTCAAGCTTTAGGACTGACAGAAGATCAGCGTGTGATTGCTTTATTTCCAGCCTCTCGTTATCAAGAACTAAAGTATCATTTACCCTTAATTTGTAAAGCGGCACAGAAGTTACAAGAGAAGGTTCCTAATGTTCATTTTCTTTTACCTGTTTCTTTAAAAGAGTATCGTCACACCATCGAAGAAATGGTGAAACAATATGATTTACCTATTACTTTATTTGATGGACGGGCTATTGAAGTGATGGCGGCTGCTGACTTTGCTATTGCTAAATCAGGAACCGTTAATTTAGAATTAGCCCTGTTAGATATTCCTCAATTAGTTCTCTGTTTAGTGAATCCTTTAACCATGTGGATTGCTAGGAATGTTCTTAAGTTTTCTATTCCTTTTATGTCTCCTCCTAATTTAGTTGTTATGAAGAAAATTGTTCCCGAATTATTACAAGAAGAAGCAACTGTTGACCGTATTGTTGATGAATCTTTAGACTTATTATTAAACCCTGAACGCCGTCAAAAAACTTTCGCTGACTATGAAGAAATGAGAACACTTTTAGGAGAAGTTGGAGTCTGTGATCGCGTGGCTAATGAAATTTTAAGCTTTTCCCCTGTCTCTAGTCCCTCGTGAAACTTGTTACACAGTCCCATAAACCTCTTCATCATAGCTACAATCAGACCGTTGATATGGGAAGGAGAATCTAAATAACATCTAAGTTGGCTTTTCAAGATAACTTAGACAGTGTTTTTTCAAAAATGAATCTACCGAATATCTGCGTCAATTTATACAATGATCAATTCCAGAAACAGAACGACAGAGTAGATTTATTGGATTAGTTGTCACAAAAATAGCAAAAAATAGAGAAAAATGCAAATTTTTATTAGCACAGGGGAAGTGTCTGGGGACTTACAGGGATCACTATTGGTTGAAGCCCTCTATCGACAAGCCAAACAGCAAAATATTCCTTTAGACATTTTGGCCTTGGGAGGTCACCTCATGGAAGCAGCCGGGGCTAAGTTATTGGGAAATACGGCTGGTATTGGGTCTATTGGTATTGTTGAAGCTTTGCCTTTTATTATCCCCACTTGGTTAATGCAGCGTCGGGTTAAGGCTTATTTACGGGATAATCCTCCCGACGTATTGATTTTATTGGATTATATGGGGCCTAATGTAGCTTTTGGTAAGTACGCCCGTAAATATTTACCTAATGTGCCGATTATTTATTATATTGCTCCTCAGTCTTGGGTTTGGGCTCCCAATAATAAAACCATTGAACAATTTGCTGAAATTACTGATATTTTATTGGCGATTTTTCCCGAAGAAGCACGATTTTTTGAGAAAAAAGGGGTCAACGTTAAATGGGTGGGTCATCCTTTATTAGATAGAATGGCTAAAGCCCCCACTAGAGAAGCCACTCGTCAAGCTTTGGGACTAACAGAAGATCAGCGTGTAGTTGCTTTATTTCCTGCGTCTCGTTATCAAGAATTAAAGCATCATTTACCCTTAATTTGTAAAGCGGCACAAAAGTTACAAGAGAAGGTTCCCGATGTCCATTTTCTCTTACCTATTTCTTTAAAAGAATATCGTCACACCATCGAAGAAATGGTAAAACAATATGATTTATCTATTACTTTATTTGATGGACAAGCAATGGAAGTAATGGCAGCTGCTGACTTGGCTATCACTAAATCGGGAACCGTTAATTTAGAATTAGCTTTGTTGAATGTTCCACAATTAGTTTTCTTTTTAGTCAACCCTATTACCATTTGGATTGCTAGAAATATTTTAAAATTTTCGGTGCCTTTTATCTCACCCATTAATTTAATTGTTATGAAAGAAATTGTCCCCGAATTATTGCAAGAAGAAGCAACAATTGACCGTATTGTTGATGAATCTTTAGACTTATTATTAAACCCAGAACGCCGTCAAAAAACCTTCGCTGACTATGAAGAAATGAGAACCCTTTTAGGAGAAATTGGAGTTTGCGATCGTGTGGCTAATGAAATTTTACATTATCAAAAGTAAATAACCTATGGTTCGTTAACAATGCGTCGAGATTCAATCTTTTATAAACTCTTTCAAACCTATCCAGGTTTATTGTTTAAACTATTAACAAATCCTCCAGGAAATGCTGAGGAATATAGATTTGATTCTGTGGCTGTTAAAGAACCGAGATTTGAGATCGATGGAGTATTCTTACCCCCAGAAAATGAAGATCCAGGAGTCGTTTATTTTTGTGAAGTACAGTTCCAAAAAGACGAAAGATTGTATGAGAGAGTCTTTGCTGAATCGTTACTCTATTTCTATCGTAACCGCAATCGCTTTAGTGATTGGCAAGGAGTAATAATTTATCCCAATCGCAACATCGAACAAAGTGAAACTCGTCCTTATAATGATTTATTGAGAAGCGATCGCATCACCATAATCTATTTAGAGGAATTAGGCAATATTCGAGACTTACCTCTAGAAATAGCCGTCATGTTGTTAACCACAGTAGATGAAGAACAAGCACCCCAAGAAGCTAGGTATTTGTTACAAAAAACTCAACAAGAAATCCCTCAATCACTAAATCAAGGCATAATAGAGTTAATTACAACCATCATCGCTTATAAATTTGAACGGCTAAGTAAAAAGGAGGTAGAAGAAATGCTAGGAATTACTTTTGAAGAAACACGAGTTTACCGAGAAATTAAGCAAGAAGGAAGGGAAGAAGGAAGACAAGAAGGAGAAAAATACCTTATTATCCGCCAACTAACGAAACGAGTGGGAGAATTATCCCCAGAAGTTCGTCAAAATGTTGAAGCTCTCTCGATCAAACAATTAGAAAGCCTCGGTGAAGCACTCCTTGATTTTACTAACATGGCTGATTTAAAAAATTGGTTAGAAGTACATTAATTTTACTTAAAAGCGATCGCAAAAATAGACAGATTGAGCATAGCTAGTTAGCTATAGTTAACAGTCATCTTGATTTGATCGTAACCACTGAGTTATAGATAATGATAAAGAAGTACGTTGACGAATTTTAGGATTAATGGAAACGTGCTTAGTGGTTGCTTTAGCAATCAATTTATCTAAATTATTTTCATTGAAAACTTGATACTTAATCTCAAATTCTGTTTCGTTTAATTGAGTCGGGGTTAAATTAATTTGAATGCGATCGCCACAAAATAAGGGTTGATAAAAATCAATGTCAGCATGAACAATAGGAATAGCAATATCTGAACTGGTAAAAAACGTTTTTAGATCAATTCCTGCTACTTGTAAAGAATTTTCATAAGCTTCGTGACATATAGATAAGAAAGCCGCAAAATAAACAACCCCTGCTGCATCCGTATCAGAAAAATGAATGGTTCTATTATAAGTCATTAATTAATTATTGTTAGATGAGTTTAGATTAAATTCTAATTGACTTTGAACGGCAATCTCTTGAATAATATCTGATATATTCCCCTGCTCAATAATTGTGTTAATATATTCATGTAATATAGGAAGATTAATGATTTCTTCAACAGAGTCTAAGTAACGATTAACAATTGCGTTTATTTTATATTTAAGTTTAGCTTGTTGTTGAATTTTTTCTTTAATCTTTTCTGTTGTTTCATTGGATTTTACAACAAAAGTAATAGGGTATTTTTGTACTTTATCAATATCTAAAAAATACTTATTAACATCTATAGTCTCTGTAACTTGAAAAAAACGACCTAATGGTTTCATGACAAAATCAATACCACCATCATTAGCATTAGTTCGACCAGTTTTATATAGTATTAAATTATCTTCGGTTAGTTCTTCTAAAGAATAACCCCAAAATATTTTTTGTTCTGCATAAAAAGTTTTAAGAATTGCATAACTTGTAATTTCAAATACTCTCGCATCTATATTAGGTCTTAAAAGAGTTTTGATGAAATTTACTGCGTCATTATTATCTTTATTTTCAATTTGTAGTAATTCATCACAATAACTCATAAAATCTCTGAATGATTGTTGACGTGCATTTACATAAGCATCTATAATGTGTTTAACAACTAGAGCAATATTATACTTAATTTTTGACACTTCTATAATTAATAAGTTTTCATTAATCCAGTAACGACTGGTTTCTACATCTCTTAAAATGGGTTTTTGTTCAATAGTAGGAAAATATTTACTAAATTCCATGTTAAGACGATGATTCAGTGCATGATTTTGTAACTTTTCTCCAAAAGGTAATTCTCGTTGACGACGTAATAAGTCTGAAAATCTTGCTCCTTCATATTCTTCATAATTATTTTGATTATAAAACCCTTTATTAATATAATCTTCAACTAAGACATAAAGTGCATAATGATTACCAAGAGAAGGTCTAGACTTTGATCCTTTATTGGCTGATTTTGTTTTAATATTCAAATATTGTAATAATGGACTATTTTGAAAAATATCCTCAGCATTTTCGTCAAAATATTGGGTTAATATTTCAAGAATAATCTGCGTAAATTGGTGTTTTTTAATCATCTTTAAATAGCTCTAATTGTTGGTAATTTCTTTGATAGCTTTTTAAAGGCTTTTGTAAGAGATTACCATTATAATGTGTACAAATTCCTAAACGTCTTAAACCAATTTTTATATAATCTTCTTCAATTTCAATTCCAATAGATTTTCGCCCTACTTTTTGAGCAACTGCGGAAGTTGTAAAAGTGCCGGCAAAAGGATCAAGGATCGTATCTCCCACATTACTACTTGCCAAAATAATACGTTTTAAAAGTGCTTCTGGTTTTTGAGTTGGATGTTTTTCATATTCTTCCATACGATAACGAACCCTTGGGAAATACCAAACATTTCCAGGAACTTTGTGGGAATTATAAACTTTTGGGATTGCTTTACGATAATCAATTAATTTTCGTTTTGAACCTGTTTTTGCTTCTACTTTTATGTCATCCCGATTAAATGTATATGATTTAGGATTTTTGACTCCATAAATTATCGGTTCATATAAAGAACCAAAATAATTCTTAGCTTGCACTCCTGAGCTATCATAATGCCAAATAATTCTTGATAAAATATGAATATGTTTACGTAAATAAATATCTAAGTAAGGAATAGTTTGTGTACTAGCCATAAGATAAATACTACCTTCAGGATGAAGCTTTTTAAAACATAATTCTAACCAAGAATAACACCATAATAAATAGTTTTCTTCTGTTGGCCATTTATCAATAAAATTAGCGTATTTTTTACCAATATTATAAGGAGGATCAACAAAAATAAGGTGAATACTTTCATCTTGGATTTCTTGGTCTAAAAGTTTAATACTGTCTCCAAATAGAATAATATGCTCGCCACTACTATCTTGATATTTCATGTTGAACTAATAATTAAGCACTAATATAAATTGGTTTAGCTTTAATAGAAGGTTCTGGAATAGGTTGACCATCTTCTTTTAAAGTATCAATATATAATTTGATCGCTTCTTTAATATTTATCTCAGTTTCTTCGATGGTTTTACCGGTGGAAATACAACCCGGCAAATCAGGTACATAAGCTGAATAATTATTTCCTGCCCATTCAAAAATTACATAGTATTCTTTCATTTTTTAATCCTCTAACTTTGCTTGTTTCCAAATACTGTTTAATGTCCCAATTGCAACGTCATCCCCACAGTTTCCAGGGACAACAACAATCCCAGATTTAGTTGGATGTTTAAAAACTCGATGACTCCCTTTAATTCTTGCTTCATACCAACCATCAGTTTTTAATCTTTTGATTACTTCACGAACTTTCATTGTTATTCGTTATTGTACATGAATCTCTTGATATCTATTCGATAATAATAATCTAGAACCAAACTTCAAAAATTCTACTTTTATCATAATTTTCATTCTTTTACTCCGAGTTAGGATAAAAAACTAGAACAGATAAACTATGCAATCCTTACTACAGGAGACTAAAAAACTTGCAATCGAGACTAACAATAGTTACACTTCTTTAAATAAATTTCATTTTCTTGGCATAATGTAGGTTAGCTGACTTTTGGGTTGTGAGAGTTGTTTGACAGCGATCGCCTAACACAAGTCACATAACCTTAACATCCATAAGAAAAAAACGTCGAAGTAGACATATTCTCAACAGGAGGAGCGTAGTCAATGGGACTACCTTGGTATCGAGTTCACACAGTTGTTCTGAATGACCCAGGACGCTTAATTTCCGTCCATTTGATGCATACTGCCCTAGTAGCTGGTTGGGCAGGTTCTATGGCGCTTTATGAGTTAGCCATTTTTGATCCCAGTGATCCCGTTCTTAACCCCATGTGGCGACAAGGGATGTTCGTTCTTCCCTTCATGGCCCGTTTAGGGGTTACCGGATCTTGGGGTGGCTGGAGTGTCACCGGAGAAACCGGCGTTAACCCTGGTTTCTGGTCTTTTGAAGGTGTGGCTGCTGCTCACATCGTTTTATCGGGTCTATTATTCCTAGCTGCGGTTTGGCACTGGGTATTCTGGGACTTAGAGCTATTTATTGATGCTCGTACAGGGGAACCCGCCCTGGATCTTCCCAAAATGTTTGGGATTCACTTATTCTTATCTGGACTCCTCTGCTTCGGTTTTGGAGCCTTTCATTTAACTGGACTCTGGGGACCGGGAATGTGGGTATCAGACCCTTACGGTTTGACGGGCCACGTGCAACCGGTAGCACCGGAATGGGGTCCGGCCGGCTTTAACCCGTTTAACCCTGGGGGTGTGGTGGCTCACCACATTGCAGCCGGTATTGTGGGCATTATTGCTGGTCTGTTTCACTTAACGGTAAGACCACCAGAACGCCTCTACAAAGCACT from Crocosphaera subtropica ATCC 51142 includes these protein-coding regions:
- the metK gene encoding methionine adenosyltransferase, with the protein product MSRRYLFTSESVTEGHPDKICDQISDTIIDTLLYHDDQSRVAAEVVVNTGLVLITGEVTSKANVNFVELARKKIAEIGYTNADNGFSANSCAVLVALDEQSPDIAQGVTQAHEQRQALSDDELDQIGAGDQGIMFGYACNETPELMPLPISLAHRFSRRLAAVRKTGDLGYLRPDGKTQVSIVYEDGIPVGIDTILISTQHDETIDSITDNDGVQAKIKSDLWDAVVLPVLDNIGIKPSQETRFLVNPTGKFVIGGPQGDAGLTGRKIIVDTYGGYSRHGGGAFSGKDPTKVDRSAAYACRYVAKNIVAAGLAEKCEVQLSYAIGVARPVSILVETFGTGKVDENKLLDAVKELFELRPAGIIQALNLRQLPSQRGGRFYQDVAAYGHFGRNDLDLPWEATDKAALLKEALLKVGV
- a CDS encoding S-adenosylmethionine synthetase; translation: MNNEPTLNKSLTDWTRLDAMEDENIDFSDCPEITPEMLQSATVRPGIKLNTDNKSVTVKIEPDIANLFPDSAAVNEGLRLLIRLIHNTSSI
- a CDS encoding IctB family putative bicarbonate transporter, which translates into the protein MNSTWDLVTLSYFSPKTWLNASYVYRLVGLLAAWRESSFLLQWSEAIGALLISLVFIFSPFITTGLIGVWLIAITGYWGILTLSDREKPGFSPIHLLVFLYWGISAVAVALSPVKAAAFSGFVKLTLYLVFFVFCARILRSPRLTNYLITAVLGIGLVVGCYGVRQQIFGVEQLATWNDPTSELAGATRVYSYLGNPNLLSAYLLPSIAFGVAAFFVWRGLFPKLLAITITLVNTACLYFTGSRGGWIAMVALMATFLLLFFVWFKNNLSPFWRRWLLPLVFAVLGGLMFAAILSVDSLRMRVMTIFMGREDSSNNFRMNVWMAVLDMIRDRPLIGIGPGNNAFNKIYPLYMSPKYSALSSYSVLLETAVETGLIGLSIFVWLIVVTVNQGVRQIQQLRDQNNLYGMWLIAAIAAMAGLMAQGLFDTVWYRPQVNTLWWFLVALIASQYQPKQQVKEVKAEKLEVRI
- the lpxA gene encoding acyl-ACP--UDP-N-acetylglucosamine O-acyltransferase, coding for MLTYPKGDNPLTTLIHPTAVIHPKAQIDPTVEVGPYAVIGDQVKIGAQTTIGPHVVIEGPTEIGENNRIFPSAVIGLDPQDLKYKGAPSRVKIGNGNTIREFVTVNKATHADEVTEIGNNNLLMAYVHVAHNCVIEDHVIIANAVALAGHVHIESRAVIGGVLGIHQFVRIGRNAMLGGMSRIDRDAPPFMMIEGNPSRVRSLNLVGLRRAGLTTEDVGYLKKAFRLLYRSDLTLQQALEKLESFDNNEYSQYLRHFLQLSTTGEKRRGPIPGNN
- the lpxB gene encoding lipid-A-disaccharide synthase, which codes for MQIFISTGEVSGDLQGSMLVEALYRQAKQQNIPLEILALGGNLMEAAGAKLLGNTAGIGSIGIVEALPFIIPTWLMQRRVKAYLRENPPDVLILLDYMGPNVAFGKYARKYLPNVPIIYYIAPQSWVWAPNNKTIEQFAEITDILLAIFPEEARFFEKKGVNVKWVGHPLLDRMAKAPTKEATRQALGLTEDQRVIALFPASRYQELKYHLPLICKAAQKLQEKVPNVHFLLPVSLKEYRHTIEEMVKQYDLPITLFDGRAIEVMAAADFAIAKSGTVNLELALLDIPQLVLCLVNPLTMWIARNVLKFSIPFMSPPNLVVMKKIVPELLQEEATVDRIVDESLDLLLNPERRQKTFADYEEMRTLLGEVGVCDRVANEILSFSPVSSPS
- the lpxB gene encoding lipid-A-disaccharide synthase translates to MQIFISTGEVSGDLQGSLLVEALYRQAKQQNIPLDILALGGHLMEAAGAKLLGNTAGIGSIGIVEALPFIIPTWLMQRRVKAYLRDNPPDVLILLDYMGPNVAFGKYARKYLPNVPIIYYIAPQSWVWAPNNKTIEQFAEITDILLAIFPEEARFFEKKGVNVKWVGHPLLDRMAKAPTREATRQALGLTEDQRVVALFPASRYQELKHHLPLICKAAQKLQEKVPDVHFLLPISLKEYRHTIEEMVKQYDLSITLFDGQAMEVMAAADLAITKSGTVNLELALLNVPQLVFFLVNPITIWIARNILKFSVPFISPINLIVMKEIVPELLQEEATIDRIVDESLDLLLNPERRQKTFADYEEMRTLLGEIGVCDRVANEILHYQK
- a CDS encoding Rpn family recombination-promoting nuclease/putative transposase; translated protein: MRRDSIFYKLFQTYPGLLFKLLTNPPGNAEEYRFDSVAVKEPRFEIDGVFLPPENEDPGVVYFCEVQFQKDERLYERVFAESLLYFYRNRNRFSDWQGVIIYPNRNIEQSETRPYNDLLRSDRITIIYLEELGNIRDLPLEIAVMLLTTVDEEQAPQEARYLLQKTQQEIPQSLNQGIIELITTIIAYKFERLSKKEVEEMLGITFEETRVYREIKQEGREEGRQEGEKYLIIRQLTKRVGELSPEVRQNVEALSIKQLESLGEALLDFTNMADLKNWLEVH
- a CDS encoding acyl-CoA thioesterase yields the protein MTYNRTIHFSDTDAAGVVYFAAFLSICHEAYENSLQVAGIDLKTFFTSSDIAIPIVHADIDFYQPLFCGDRIQINLTPTQLNETEFEIKYQVFNENNLDKLIAKATTKHVSINPKIRQRTSLSLSITQWLRSNQDDC
- the yhdJ gene encoding adenine-specific DNA-methyltransferase, producing the protein MKYQDSSGEHIILFGDSIKLLDQEIQDESIHLIFVDPPYNIGKKYANFIDKWPTEENYLLWCYSWLELCFKKLHPEGSIYLMASTQTIPYLDIYLRKHIHILSRIIWHYDSSGVQAKNYFGSLYEPIIYGVKNPKSYTFNRDDIKVEAKTGSKRKLIDYRKAIPKVYNSHKVPGNVWYFPRVRYRMEEYEKHPTQKPEALLKRIILASSNVGDTILDPFAGTFTTSAVAQKVGRKSIGIEIEEDYIKIGLRRLGICTHYNGNLLQKPLKSYQRNYQQLELFKDD
- a CDS encoding type II toxin-antitoxin system HicB family antitoxin; its protein translation is MKEYYVIFEWAGNNYSAYVPDLPGCISTGKTIEETEINIKEAIKLYIDTLKEDGQPIPEPSIKAKPIYISA
- a CDS encoding type II toxin-antitoxin system HicA family toxin, with product MKVREVIKRLKTDGWYEARIKGSHRVFKHPTKSGIVVVPGNCGDDVAIGTLNSIWKQAKLED